TCGGTTAGCGGCAAATCGAGATACGGCTCAAACGGAGCCTCGTCACTCGCTTCGCGTTTAAGGTTCAAACCGAGGTCACATCGCGTCACCCGATTCTCTTCGCATAGCGCCGCCGACGCATGCACCAATTGTTGCAGCTCACGCACATTCCCAGGCCATACATGTTGCAGCAATGCCGAAATCGCTTCGTCGGAGATCGTCACCTCGGGCGGTAGAAACAGCCTGTGGGGTCAGAGCACCTCCCCCCCCCTTTTCCGGGGGGGG
This sequence is a window from Novipirellula galeiformis. Protein-coding genes within it:
- a CDS encoding helix-turn-helix domain-containing protein, with amino-acid sequence MTISDEAISALLQHVWPGNVRELQQLVHASAALCEENRVTRCDLGLNLKREASDEAPFEPYLDLPLTEAITQLVEDFERLAIQRALETESHNVSAAARRLGIHRQSLQQKMKALENQ